The Marinilongibacter aquaticus genome has a window encoding:
- a CDS encoding RagB/SusD family nutrient uptake outer membrane protein, giving the protein MKNTIAILLLGLLGLTACEGFLDRKPDKTLVVPSSLQDARALLNNTYVFNTSYPGAPEVAAGDFYLNTADWLAIGQPSVKNSYIWQGEIFNESERNEWSVPYITVYTCNVILKALQQGQITGQEQEADQVRATALFFRSYTFYHLLVEFAGAWDGATAETEPGVALRLDPDLNIPSTRASLRQCYEQILDDMRQALPLLPETAALKTMPTRKAGLALLARIHLSMGQYEQALGHARDALEYPHQLLDFNTLDASEPFPFARYNQEVLLHTLIATPGILYPPTMKVDSGLMDLYSEGDLRKQLYFQQNPDGTHSFRGSFDGTPVLFGGLSVSELYLIEAECLARMDQTLEALQVLNALLASRWKKGDFATISAGSDKVLALILTERRKELAFRGIRWADLKRLNKEPGFAVTLKRAVDGREYVLPPGDDRYVFPIPESVIRQTGMEQNPR; this is encoded by the coding sequence ATGAAAAATACGATTGCGATACTCCTTTTAGGACTGCTAGGTCTTACTGCCTGTGAGGGCTTTCTGGACCGTAAACCCGATAAAACCCTGGTGGTGCCCTCCAGTCTTCAGGACGCCCGGGCCCTGCTGAACAATACCTATGTGTTCAATACTTCTTATCCCGGAGCCCCGGAAGTGGCCGCAGGTGATTTTTATCTGAATACGGCCGACTGGCTGGCCATCGGCCAGCCTTCGGTCAAAAACAGTTATATCTGGCAAGGGGAGATATTCAATGAGAGCGAACGCAATGAATGGTCGGTTCCGTACATCACCGTCTATACCTGCAATGTGATCCTGAAGGCCCTTCAGCAAGGGCAGATCACCGGCCAAGAGCAGGAGGCGGACCAGGTAAGGGCCACGGCCCTGTTTTTCCGCTCCTACACATTTTATCACCTGCTCGTCGAGTTTGCGGGGGCATGGGACGGGGCCACCGCTGAAACAGAGCCCGGCGTGGCCCTGAGGCTTGATCCTGATCTGAATATTCCCTCAACCCGTGCCAGCCTCCGGCAGTGCTACGAACAGATCCTGGACGACATGCGGCAGGCCCTGCCGCTGCTTCCCGAAACCGCGGCCCTGAAAACAATGCCCACCCGGAAGGCGGGGCTGGCCCTTCTGGCGAGGATTCATTTAAGCATGGGTCAGTATGAACAGGCCCTTGGCCATGCCCGGGATGCCCTGGAGTATCCCCACCAGCTGCTGGACTTCAACACCCTGGACGCCTCGGAGCCCTTTCCTTTTGCCCGCTACAATCAGGAAGTCCTGCTGCATACGCTGATCGCCACACCCGGCATCCTCTACCCGCCGACCATGAAGGTCGACTCGGGCTTGATGGATTTATACTCCGAAGGTGACCTGAGAAAACAGCTCTATTTTCAGCAGAACCCTGACGGCACCCACAGCTTCAGGGGAAGTTTCGACGGCACCCCGGTGCTGTTCGGCGGCCTTTCGGTCAGCGAACTGTATCTGATCGAAGCCGAATGTTTGGCACGCATGGACCAAACTCTGGAGGCCCTGCAGGTCCTGAATGCCCTGCTGGCCTCACGCTGGAAGAAAGGGGACTTTGCCACCATCAGTGCCGGCAGTGATAAGGTTCTGGCCCTGATTCTTACCGAGCGGAGAAAGGAACTGGCATTTAGGGGAATTCGGTGGGCGGATTTGAAAAGGCTCAATAAGGAACCCGGGTTTGCCGTGACCCTGAAGAGGGCGGTGGACGGCAGGGAGTACGTGCTGCCACCGGGAGACGACCGCTATGTCTTTCCCATTCCCGAAAGTGTCATCCGGCAGACGGGAATGGAGCAGAACCCGAGATGA